A single Vigna radiata var. radiata cultivar VC1973A chromosome 8, Vradiata_ver6, whole genome shotgun sequence DNA region contains:
- the LOC106772083 gene encoding MDIS1-interacting receptor like kinase 1 → MQLKTQFFFYFCCMCCFKYGFAAAANDEASALLSIKAGLIDPLNSLLDWKLLVKAKGKGAAHCNWTGVHCNSGGEVDSLDLSRMNLSGTVSSEIQRLKSLTSLNLCCNEFSSSLSFIANLTTLKTLDVSQNFFTGDFPLGLGKALGLTTLNASSNNFSGFLPEDLGNVSSLETLDFRGSFFEGSVPKSFSNLHRLKFLGLSGNNLTGEIPGELGQLSSLECLIIGYNEFEGGIPAEFGNLTMLKYLDLAEGNLGGEIPAELGKLKLLNTVFLYKNKLEGRIPPTIGTMTSLVQLDLSDNMLSGNIPAEISQLKNLQLLNFMRNRLSGPVPSGLGDLPQLEVLELWNNSLSGSLPRNLGKNSPLTWLDVSSNLLSGEIPETLCTKGYLTKLILFNNAFMGPIPASLSTCPSIVRVRIQNNFLSGTIPVGLGKLRKLQRLELANNSLTGGIPNDIGSSTSLSFIDFSINNLHSSLPSNILSISNLQTLIVSNNNLRGEIPDEFQDCPSLGVLDLSRNQLSGGIPASLASCQKLVNLNLQNNQLTGEIPKALASMPTLAILDLANNSLSGQIPGNFGSSPALETFNVSHNKLNGPVPENGVLRTINPNDLAGNAGLCGAVLPPCGQISAYPLRRGSSNAKHIIVGWIIGISSILAIVVTTVVARSLYIRWYTEGLCFQEKFYKGRKGWPWRLMAFQRLDFTSSDILSCIKDTNMIGMGATGVVYKAEIPQSSTIVAVKKLWRSGSDIEVGSGDNLVGEVNLLGRLRHRNIVRLLGFLYNDADVMIVYEFMHNGNLGDALHGKQAGRLLVDWVSRYNIALGIADGLVYLHHDCHPPVIHRDIKSNNILLDANLEARIADFGLAKMMLRKNETVSMIAGSYGYIAPEYGYSLKVDEKIDIYSYGVVLLELLTGKRPLEPEFGESIDIVGWIRRKIDTKSAHEALDPSVGNCKYVQEEMILVLKIALLCTAKFPKDRPSMRDVRMMLGEAKPRRKSGRSSETFSANKEMSANISTPAVNGLL, encoded by the exons atGCAGCTGAAAACTCAGTTTTTCTTCTACTTCTGTTGCATGTGCTGTTTCAAATATGGCTTTGCTGCTGCAGCAAATGATGAAGCGTCTGCTTTACTTTCTATAAAAGCAGGTCTTATTGATCCACTGAATAGCCTGCTTGATTGGAAATTGTTGGTCAAAGCAAAAGGGAAGGGTGCAGCTCATTGTAACTGGACTGGTGTCCACTGCAACTCAGGTGGAGAAGTGGATAGCCTTGATCTCTCCCGCATGAATCTTAGTGGCACTGTGTCCAGTGAGATACAAAGGCTAAAGAGTCTTACTTCTCTCAACTTGTGTTGCAACGAATTTTCCTCTTCATTATCATTCATAGCCAATCTCACCACACTCAAGACTCTTGATGTGAGCCAGAATTTCTTCACTGGTGACTTTCCATTAGGCCTTGGAAAGGCATTGGGACTTACGACCTTAAATGCATCCAGCAACAATTTCTCTGGCTTTCTTCCAGAAGATCTGGGAAATGTCTCTTCCTTGGAGACTTTAGATTTCAGAGGCAGCTTCTTTGAAGGGTCAGTTCCAAAATCCTTCAGTAACTTGCACAGGCTGAAGTTCCTCGGTTTATCTGGGAATAATCTCACTGGAGAAATCCCTGGAGAGTTGGGCCAACTTTCATCACTGGAGTGCTTGATCATTGGATATAATGAATTTGAAGGTGGTATTCCAGCTGAGTTTGGAAATCTCACTATGTTAAAGTATCTTGATTTAGCAGAAGGCAATCTTGGTGGTGAAATTCCAGCCGAGTTGGGAAAGCTCAAACTGTTGAATACAGTTTTCTTgtacaaaaacaaattagaaGGAAGGATTCCACCGACAATTGGCACCATGACTTCATTGGTGCAGCTGGATCTCTCAGACAACATGTTATCAGGAAATATACCGGCTGAAATAAGTCAGCTGAAGAATTTACAGCTTCTGAACTTCATGCGCAACCGGCTATCTGGTCCTGTGCCTTCTGGCCTTGGAGACTTGCCTCAACTTGAGGTGCTTGAGCTCTGGAACAATTCCTTGTCAGGGTCATTGCCTAGAAATCTTGGCAAGAATTCACCGTTGACGTGGTTGGATGTATCATCTAATTTGCTCTCTGGTGAGATTCCAGAAACTCTTTGCACCAAAGGCTATCTCACCAAGCTCATACTTTTCAATAATGCCTTCATGGGTCCAATTCCGGCAAGCCTATCAACATGTCCTTCAATTGTCCGTGTTCGAATtcagaacaattttctttctggGACAATTCCTGTGGGCCTTGGTAAGCTTAGGAAGCTTCAGAGGTTAGAATTAGCAAACAATAGTCTCACTGGTGGAATTCCTAATGACATTGGTTCTTCTACATCCCtttctttcattgatttttcCATAAACAATCTCCactcttctcttccttcaaacATTCTTTCTATTTCAAATCTGCAAACTTTAATTGTCTCGAACAATAACTTGAGAGGTGAAATCCCAGACGAATTCCAGGATTGTCCCTCACTAGGTGTCCTTGATCTCTCACGAAATCAACTCTCTGGAGGCATTCCAGCAAGCCTTGCATCATGCCAGAAATTGGTAAACTTGAATCTACAGAATAACCAATTAACGGGTGAAATCCCAAAAGCATTAGCAAGCATGCCAACATTAGCCATTCTTGATCTTGCCAACAACTCTCTGAGTGGTCAAATACCTGGAAACTTTGGTAGTTCTCCAGCTTTGGAAACATTCAACGTCTCGCACAACAAGTTAAATGGTCCTGTCCCAGAAAACGGAGTGCtaagaacaataaacccaaatGATCTTGCGGGGAATGCTGGCTTATGTGGTGCTGTCCTCCCCCCATGTGGCCAAATCTCTGCATATCCGTTAAGGCGTGGGAGCTCAAATGCAAAGCACATTATTGTAGGATGGATCATAGGAATATCATCTATATTAGCCATTGTGGTTACGACTGTGGTAGCAAGATCTTTATACATAAGGTGGTACACTGAGGGATTGTGCTTCCAGGAAAAATTTTATAAGGGTAGGAAGGGGTGGCCATGGAGATTGATGGCCTTTCAGAGGCTTGATTTTACAAGTAGTGACATTTTATCTTGCATCAAGGATACAAATATGATTGGTATGGGAGCGACTGGGGTTGTCTACAAGGCTGAGATACCACAATCTAGTACAATCGTGGCTGTCAAGAAGTTGTGGAGATCAGGATCAGATATCGAAGTAGGAAGCGGTGATAACCTTGTTGGTGAGGTGAATCTTTTAGGGAGGTTAAGGCATAGGAACATTGTTAGACTACTGGGATTTCTTTACAATGACGCTGATGTGATGATAGTTTATGAATTTATGCACAATGGAAACCTTGGAGATGCTCTGCATGGTAAACAAGCTGGGAGATTACTTGTAGACTGGGTTTCCCGATATAACATAGCTCTAGGAATTGCAGATGGACTTGTTTATCTTCATCATGATTGTCATCCACCAGTTATCCATCGAGACATAAAGTCAAATAATATACTGCTTGATGCAAATCTTGAGGCAAGGATAGCAGATTTTGGGTTGGCAAAGATGATGCTCAGGAAGAATGAAACAGTCTCCATGATTGCTGGATCTTATGGATACATTGCCCCTG AATATGGATACTCCTTGAAAGTGGATGAAAAGATTGACATTTACAGTTATGGAGTGGTTCTGTTGGAGCTTCTGACTGGAAAGCGACCCTTAGAACCTGAGTTTGGAGAATCTATAGACATAGTAGGGTGGATTAGAAGGAAGATAGACACAAAATCTGCACATGAAGCATTAGACCCGAGTGTAGGAAACTGCAAGTATGTTCAAGAAGAGATGATTTTAGTTCTCAAGATAGCACTGCTATGCACTGCTAAGTTCCCCAAGGACAGACCATCCATGAGGGATGTTAGAATGATGCTTGGAGAGGCAAAGCCTAGGAGAAAAAGTGGCAGGAGCAGTGAAACATTTTCAGCTAACAAGGAAATGTCAGCTAATATTAGCACACCAGCAGTTAATGGCCTTCTATAG